In Streptomyces nodosus, one DNA window encodes the following:
- a CDS encoding TetR/AcrR family transcriptional regulator has protein sequence MRADARKNRDHLLAVAGTVITERGAEASMRDIARTAGVGLATLLRHFPTREALFEALLRSSFDELTATASELETSSSPDDALVSWLRDFVACAHNYRGVVALMMAAIGEEQSALHASCVTMRAAGTRLLDRAQAEGMARTDIDGTDLFALAGSLAWLGDQPSLAPRLDHLFGVVASAILSSAESHDTEKERRPRVRS, from the coding sequence ATGCGGGCCGACGCCAGGAAGAACCGTGACCACCTACTCGCCGTTGCAGGCACCGTCATCACCGAGCGAGGTGCCGAGGCGTCGATGCGCGACATCGCCCGGACGGCCGGCGTGGGGCTCGCCACACTGCTCCGCCACTTCCCAACGCGTGAGGCACTGTTCGAGGCCCTGCTTCGCTCGAGCTTCGACGAGCTGACAGCAACGGCGAGTGAGCTCGAAACGTCGAGCTCACCCGATGATGCACTGGTGTCGTGGCTGCGCGACTTCGTCGCTTGCGCGCACAACTATCGCGGCGTCGTGGCGTTGATGATGGCTGCCATCGGGGAGGAGCAGTCCGCACTTCATGCTTCGTGCGTCACGATGCGCGCGGCCGGCACCAGGCTTCTCGACCGTGCTCAAGCCGAGGGCATGGCGCGAACCGACATCGACGGCACCGACCTGTTCGCACTGGCCGGATCACTGGCTTGGCTCGGAGATCAACCCTCGCTCGCGCCACGCCTCGATCACCTCTTCGGTGTTGTGGCGAGCGCGATTCTGTCGAGCGCAGAGAGCCACGATACCGAGAAAGAACGCCGCCCTCGGGTGCGTAGCTGA